A window of the Bacillota bacterium genome harbors these coding sequences:
- the folD gene encoding bifunctional methylenetetrahydrofolate dehydrogenase/methenyltetrahydrofolate cyclohydrolase FolD translates to MQKQVAIKCSKEEIDVSARIIDGKRIAQGIRSGLAQKILELLAEGKARPGLAVVLVGDNPASRLYVSMKQKACQEVGIYSEEHRLPADTTQDKLLALVDELNHDPKIHGILVQLPLPDHLDEEAVIMRISPDKDVDGFHPINVGRLCIGTKAYVPCTPAGIMRMLDEINFDPAGKKAVVIGRSNIVGKPVAQLLLQRNATVTICHSRTKDLIAECRQADILVAAVGQPEMVKADWVKPGAVVIDVGINRRGKKTVGDVDFENVKEVAGWITPVPGGVGPMTIAMLLTNTVSAVQ, encoded by the coding sequence ATGCAGAAGCAAGTAGCAATAAAATGCAGCAAGGAGGAGATCGATGTGTCTGCAAGGATAATTGATGGCAAGCGAATTGCCCAAGGCATTCGCAGCGGCCTTGCTCAAAAAATCCTGGAACTGCTGGCCGAGGGCAAAGCTAGACCTGGTTTGGCGGTAGTGCTGGTTGGAGACAATCCAGCTTCACGCTTGTATGTCAGCATGAAGCAGAAGGCCTGCCAAGAGGTGGGCATCTATTCAGAGGAGCACAGACTGCCTGCTGATACTACTCAGGATAAGCTCTTGGCTTTAGTTGATGAGCTCAACCATGATCCAAAGATACATGGAATTTTAGTGCAGCTTCCGCTTCCGGATCACCTAGACGAAGAAGCGGTTATTATGCGCATCAGTCCGGATAAGGATGTGGATGGATTCCATCCGATTAATGTCGGGAGATTGTGCATTGGAACCAAAGCATATGTTCCCTGCACTCCAGCGGGAATTATGAGAATGCTTGATGAAATCAACTTCGATCCGGCCGGAAAAAAGGCGGTTGTGATTGGACGCAGCAACATTGTCGGCAAGCCGGTGGCTCAGTTGCTCCTTCAGCGAAATGCAACCGTCACTATCTGCCACTCAAGGACGAAAGATCTGATTGCTGAGTGCAGGCAGGCCGATATCCTAGTGGCAGCGGTGGGACAGCCGGAGATGGTGAAAGCTGATTGGGTCAAGCCTGGCGCTGTTGTGATTGATGTCGGCATCAACCGGCGGGGTAAAAAGACAGTCGGCGATGTTGACTTTGAAAATGTTAAAGAAGTAGCTGGGTGGATAACACCGGTGCCGGGCGGAGTTGGTCCCATGACTATTGCGATGCTGCTGACAAATACAGTATCAGCTGTACAATAA
- a CDS encoding ABC transporter ATP-binding protein produces MFNLKDVCFSADGNEILKKINLSIEPSEIFVIMGLSGAGKSTILRLLNGLIRPTSGAVIVDGRDISRASEQELTQVRRQVGMVFQSAALFDSLTVAENVGFAWRKEKLTKAELANRIKETLALVGLSGIENKMPAELSGGMQKRVGLARAIAMKPQAILYDEPTSGLDPMTSNTILQLIKDLNQQLRVTSVVVTHDLAGAFEIADRIALLNNGEIIFVGTPDEMKTADMPLVKKFLAGGHAGQGGY; encoded by the coding sequence ATGTTCAATCTAAAAGATGTTTGTTTTAGTGCTGATGGTAATGAGATCTTAAAAAAGATCAATCTTTCGATCGAGCCAAGCGAGATCTTTGTCATTATGGGTTTAAGCGGAGCCGGGAAGAGTACGATTCTGCGCTTGTTAAACGGATTGATTCGTCCTACTTCTGGTGCTGTAATCGTTGATGGCAGAGATATCAGCAGAGCTTCTGAGCAAGAACTGACTCAAGTCCGCAGGCAGGTGGGCATGGTATTCCAATCAGCTGCATTATTTGACTCTCTTACAGTGGCCGAAAATGTCGGTTTTGCTTGGCGAAAGGAAAAACTTACCAAGGCTGAACTGGCCAATAGAATCAAGGAAACTTTAGCTTTAGTCGGTCTCAGCGGGATTGAAAATAAGATGCCGGCTGAACTCAGCGGCGGCATGCAGAAGCGGGTGGGCTTGGCAAGGGCAATTGCCATGAAACCGCAGGCTATTCTGTACGATGAGCCAACTTCGGGTTTGGATCCAATGACGAGCAACACTATTCTTCAGCTCATTAAAGATCTAAACCAGCAGCTGAGAGTAACTTCGGTAGTGGTGACCCACGATTTAGCGGGTGCTTTCGAGATTGCGGACCGAATTGCACTTTTGAACAATGGTGAAATCATTTTTGTGGGAACACCTGATGAAATGAAAACTGCTGATATGCCGTTAGTGAAGAAGTTTCTGGCTGGAGGCCATGCTGGACAGGGGGGGTATTAA
- a CDS encoding ABC transporter permease: MIKLLERIGEVARLIFETIYYIIRGDVEVRSTAKQMVELGVRSIPLVLVINGFTGMVFSLQVAQELKSFGAESLIGQLLGLAIIRELGAVLTGVVVAGRAGSAIAAEIGTMKVTEQIDALKALATSPVQYLVAPRFLACMIMVPALTVFAHLIGMFGGYVVAVNQVGIIPRVFYQSSIRSIRFYDISCSLIKAAVFGIIVAVCGCVYGLKTDRGAQGVGTATIAAVVSSMIGIFISNYFLSALMW; the protein is encoded by the coding sequence ATGATTAAATTGCTCGAACGTATAGGTGAGGTTGCTAGGCTGATTTTCGAAACAATCTACTACATAATTCGTGGTGATGTTGAAGTAAGAAGCACTGCCAAACAGATGGTGGAGTTAGGGGTAAGATCGATCCCATTGGTGCTGGTTATAAATGGATTTACCGGTATGGTGTTTTCTCTGCAGGTGGCTCAGGAATTGAAATCTTTTGGTGCAGAGTCATTAATTGGACAGCTGCTTGGGCTTGCAATTATCAGAGAATTAGGAGCGGTGTTAACTGGAGTCGTTGTTGCCGGACGCGCCGGTTCGGCGATTGCAGCCGAAATTGGAACGATGAAAGTCACTGAGCAGATTGATGCGTTAAAGGCGCTGGCAACCAGCCCAGTGCAGTATTTGGTTGCTCCGCGATTCTTAGCCTGCATGATCATGGTGCCGGCTTTGACTGTTTTTGCCCATTTAATCGGGATGTTTGGCGGCTATGTAGTTGCGGTCAATCAGGTTGGCATTATACCGAGGGTGTTTTATCAGTCTTCAATTCGCTCAATCAGGTTTTATGACATCAGCTGCAGTCTAATTAAAGCAGCAGTGTTTGGCATTATTGTTGCTGTTTGCGGATGTGTGTACGGCCTTAAAACTGATCGGGGCGCTCAGGGTGTGGGGACAGCCACTATCGCGGCTGTGGTCAGCAGTATGATCGGAATTTTTATATCTAATTATTTTCTCTCAGCCTTGATGTGGTAG